A single window of Salvia splendens isolate huo1 chromosome 6, SspV2, whole genome shotgun sequence DNA harbors:
- the LOC121808892 gene encoding uncharacterized protein LOC121808892: MADAGSSSNPNFVQEYQRLPAFMKVFHRERCKDDMRLPDDFVGIHGQNMPFDCRLVWPNGGRHLVRILKLEDGFFFSTGWRQFVGATGVVHGDHLIFTLVDVGIFTVKRFNRGTLCPPPGDVDGVVEDAMEGSYAPDIDTSDDYVPSEIESESTMDDDYVDDSRALTIDGLPTFVFTLTATNINRSLEIPYGFWQRHIPMGAIQAGVYLETERGRGYVN; this comes from the exons ATGGCAGATGCAGGGTCTTCGTCCAACCCGAACTTCGTCCAGGAATACCAACGCCTCCCTGCGTTCATGAAGGTGTTCCACCGGGAACGATGCAAGGATGACATG CGACTCCCCGACGATTTCGTAGGGATACATGGTCAAAACATGCCGTTCGATTGCAGGCTCGTGTGGCCGAATGGCGGACGCCATTTGGTACGAATTCTGAAGCTTGAGGACGGATTCTTCTTTTCGACCGGATGGAGACAGTTTGTTGGTGCAACCGGCGTCGTACACGGTGATCACCTCATCTTCACCTTGGTGGATGTAGGAATTTTTACTGTCAAGCGGTTTAACAGAGGGACGCTTTGCCCCCCGCCGGGCGACGTTGACG gtGTCGTAGAGGACGCGATGGAAGGTAGCTACGCCCCGGACATCGATACGTCCGACGATTATGTTCCATCCGAAATTGAATCTGAATCAACGATGGATGACGACTACGTTGATGATAGCAGGGCACTCACCATCGACGGGCTGCCAACATTCGTGTTTACGCTTACCGCGACAAATATCAATCGCAGCCTTGAGATCCCATATGGATTTTGGCAACGCCATATTCCAATGGGGGCTATACAAGCGGGCGTGTATCTTGAGACTGAAAGGGGACGTGGCTATGTGAACTGA